The following coding sequences lie in one Streptomyces sp. NBC_00510 genomic window:
- a CDS encoding ABC transporter substrate-binding protein — MSHLSVTPRRLAAAAVVLAITGGAAACGPEDSGAKAAADGKPAKGGTLYVLNQSPQEDFDPARLYTSGGGNVPGLVFRTLTTRNRESGADGAKVVPDLATDTGTPNQDATVWTYHLKDGLKYEDGSPITTADIKYGIERSFAAELSGGAPYLRDWLVGGKEYQGPYKDKGGLDSIETPDAKTIVFHLNKPEGDFPFLATQTSFAPVPKAKDTGTKYENHPFSSGPYKVVGNENDGEHLVLERNTHWDPKTDEERKAYPDRIDVRSGLDAAVINQRLSSGSGKDAAAVTTDTNLTAAELAKITGDKELAGRVGTGQFGYTDYISFNPKVKPFDNPKVRQAISYAVDRSTVVNALGGSSLAEPATTFLPAQESFGYTPYDAFPAGKSGDAAKAKELLKEAGYPNGLTVTLTHDSSGGDEQGPEVATALQDALKKAGITVKLEGLESSAYSEKIHGIKTEPGFFLAGWGADWPSGGPFLAPIFDGRQIVKDGYNFNNAQLDDPAVNQEIDEINKLTDLKAAAVRWGALDKKIGEQALTVPLVHPVYKRLYGKDVKNVVISDWTGVLDVSQVAVK, encoded by the coding sequence ATGTCTCACCTGTCCGTCACACCCCGCCGCCTCGCAGCGGCAGCCGTCGTCCTGGCGATCACCGGCGGCGCCGCCGCCTGCGGCCCGGAGGACAGCGGGGCCAAGGCGGCGGCCGACGGCAAGCCCGCCAAGGGCGGCACGCTCTACGTCCTCAACCAGTCCCCGCAGGAGGACTTCGACCCGGCGCGGCTCTACACCTCCGGCGGCGGCAACGTCCCCGGCCTGGTCTTCCGCACGCTGACCACCCGCAACCGCGAGAGCGGCGCGGACGGCGCGAAGGTCGTCCCCGACCTGGCCACCGACACCGGCACGCCCAACCAGGACGCCACCGTCTGGACGTACCACCTCAAGGACGGCCTGAAGTACGAGGACGGCAGCCCGATCACCACCGCCGACATCAAGTACGGCATCGAGCGCTCCTTCGCCGCCGAACTGTCCGGCGGCGCCCCCTACCTGCGCGACTGGCTGGTCGGCGGCAAGGAGTACCAGGGCCCGTACAAGGACAAGGGCGGTCTGGACTCCATCGAGACCCCGGACGCGAAGACCATCGTCTTCCACCTGAACAAGCCCGAGGGCGACTTCCCGTTCCTGGCCACCCAGACCTCCTTCGCCCCCGTGCCGAAGGCCAAGGACACCGGCACCAAGTACGAGAACCACCCGTTCTCCTCCGGCCCGTACAAGGTCGTCGGCAACGAGAACGACGGCGAGCACCTCGTCCTGGAGCGCAACACCCACTGGGACCCGAAGACCGACGAGGAGCGCAAGGCCTACCCGGACCGCATCGACGTCCGCTCCGGGCTCGACGCCGCCGTGATCAACCAGCGGCTGTCCTCCGGCTCCGGCAAGGACGCCGCCGCCGTCACCACCGACACCAACCTCACCGCCGCCGAACTCGCCAAGATCACCGGCGACAAGGAGCTCGCGGGCCGCGTCGGCACCGGGCAGTTCGGCTACACCGACTACATCTCCTTCAACCCGAAGGTGAAGCCGTTCGACAACCCCAAGGTGCGCCAGGCGATCTCCTACGCGGTCGACCGCAGCACCGTCGTCAACGCCCTCGGCGGCTCCTCGCTCGCCGAGCCGGCCACCACCTTCCTGCCCGCGCAGGAGTCCTTCGGCTACACCCCGTACGACGCGTTCCCGGCCGGCAAGAGCGGTGACGCCGCCAAGGCCAAGGAGCTGCTGAAGGAGGCCGGTTACCCGAACGGCCTGACCGTCACGCTGACCCACGACAGCAGCGGCGGCGACGAGCAGGGTCCCGAGGTCGCCACCGCCCTGCAGGACGCCCTGAAGAAGGCCGGCATCACCGTCAAGCTGGAGGGCCTGGAGTCCAGCGCCTACAGCGAGAAGATCCACGGCATCAAGACCGAGCCGGGCTTCTTCCTCGCCGGCTGGGGCGCCGACTGGCCGTCCGGCGGCCCCTTCCTGGCCCCGATCTTCGACGGCCGGCAGATCGTCAAGGACGGCTACAACTTCAACAACGCCCAGCTCGACGACCCGGCCGTGAACCAGGAGATCGACGAGATCAACAAGCTCACCGACCTCAAGGCCGCCGCCGTGCGCTGGGGCGCCCTCGACAAGAAGATCGGCGAGCAGGCGCTGACCGTGCCGCTGGTCCACCCGGTCTACAAGCGCCTGTACGGCAAGGACGTCAAGAACGTCGTCATCAGCGACTGGACCGGCGTCCTCGACGTCTCGCAGGTCGCGGTCAAGTGA
- a CDS encoding DEAD/DEAH box helicase: MTLPVALAGNDVIGQAKTGTGKTLGFGLPILERVVVPVDVEAGRAKPEDVVDGPQALVIVPTRELCTQVTNDLLTAGKVRNVRVLAIYGGRAYEPQVEALKKGIEVVVGTPGRLLDLAGQKKLNLRNVRALVLDEADEMLDLGFLPDVEKIIEMLPVKRQTMLFSATMPGAVIGLARRYMSQPTHIRATSPDDEGATVANITQHVFRAHSLDKPELVSRVLQAEGRGLAMIFCRTKRTAADLAEQLEQRGFASGAVHGDLGQGAREQALRAFRNGKVDVLVCTDVAARGIDVEGVTHVINYQTPEDEKTYLHRIGRTGRAGASGTAITLVDWDDIPRWQLINKALDLPFNAPEETYSTSTHLYELLGIPEGTKGVLPRAERTRAGLDAEEIEDLGETGGRGRGRGGRKSGPAASAEAEERPARTRTPRQRRRTRGGQTVDGVSAEAEAVVETVEAPDAEAPAPRRRRRTRTGSGTETVTAAAPAAEEVPAPRRRRTRSGAATGAETPAAVEAAAPEAAPAEGEGAAKTVRRRRRTRTAKPADEATG; encoded by the coding sequence ATGACGCTCCCGGTCGCCCTCGCGGGCAACGACGTCATCGGCCAGGCCAAGACCGGCACCGGCAAGACCCTGGGCTTCGGCCTCCCGATCCTGGAGCGGGTCGTCGTCCCGGTCGACGTCGAGGCCGGGCGCGCCAAGCCCGAGGACGTCGTCGACGGTCCCCAGGCCCTGGTGATCGTCCCCACCCGCGAGCTGTGCACGCAGGTCACCAACGACCTGCTCACCGCCGGCAAGGTGCGCAATGTGCGCGTGCTGGCGATCTACGGCGGCCGCGCGTACGAGCCCCAGGTCGAGGCCCTGAAGAAGGGCATCGAGGTGGTCGTCGGCACCCCGGGGCGTCTGCTGGACCTCGCCGGCCAGAAGAAGCTCAACCTGCGCAACGTCCGCGCCCTCGTCCTCGACGAGGCCGACGAGATGCTCGACCTGGGCTTCCTCCCCGACGTCGAGAAGATCATCGAGATGCTGCCGGTCAAGCGGCAGACGATGCTCTTCTCCGCGACGATGCCGGGCGCCGTCATCGGTCTGGCGCGCCGCTACATGTCGCAGCCCACGCACATCCGCGCCACCTCGCCGGACGACGAGGGCGCCACCGTCGCCAACATCACCCAGCACGTCTTCCGCGCCCACTCCCTGGACAAGCCGGAGCTCGTCTCCCGCGTCCTGCAGGCCGAGGGCCGCGGTCTGGCGATGATCTTCTGCCGTACCAAGCGCACCGCGGCCGACCTCGCGGAGCAGCTGGAGCAGCGCGGCTTCGCCTCGGGCGCCGTCCACGGCGACCTCGGCCAGGGCGCCCGCGAGCAGGCGCTGCGCGCCTTCCGCAACGGCAAGGTCGACGTCCTGGTCTGCACCGACGTCGCCGCCCGCGGCATCGACGTCGAGGGCGTCACCCACGTGATCAACTACCAGACGCCGGAGGACGAGAAGACCTACCTCCACCGCATCGGCCGCACCGGCCGCGCGGGCGCGTCCGGCACGGCGATCACGCTGGTCGACTGGGACGACATCCCGCGCTGGCAGCTGATCAACAAGGCGCTGGACCTGCCGTTCAACGCCCCGGAGGAGACGTACTCCACCTCCACCCACCTCTACGAGCTGCTCGGCATCCCCGAGGGCACCAAGGGCGTCCTGCCGCGGGCGGAGCGCACCCGGGCCGGCCTCGACGCGGAGGAGATCGAGGACCTCGGCGAGACCGGCGGCCGCGGGCGCGGCCGTGGTGGCCGCAAGTCCGGCCCGGCCGCCTCGGCCGAGGCGGAGGAGCGTCCGGCCCGCACCCGTACGCCGCGCCAGCGCCGCCGCACCCGCGGCGGACAGACGGTCGACGGGGTGTCCGCCGAGGCGGAGGCGGTCGTCGAGACCGTCGAGGCCCCGGACGCCGAGGCCCCGGCTCCGCGCCGCCGTCGCCGCACCCGTACGGGCTCGGGCACCGAGACCGTCACGGCCGCCGCCCCGGCGGCCGAGGAGGTCCCGGCCCCCCGCCGTCGCCGTACGCGGTCCGGCGCCGCCACCGGTGCCGAGACTCCGGCCGCCGTCGAGGCGGCGGCCCCGGAAGCGGCTCCCGCGGAGGGCGAGGGCGCGGCCAAGACCGTCCGCCGCCGTCGCCGCACGCGGACGGCCAAGCCGGCCGACGAGGCCACCGGCTGA
- a CDS encoding TetR/AcrR family transcriptional regulator — protein sequence MTAIEQTEARPRGTRLPRRARRNQLLGAAQEVFVAQGYHAAAMDDIAERAGVSKPVLYQHFPGKLELYLALLDQHCEALLDAVRTALASTSDNKQRVAATMDAYFAYVEDEGGAFRLVFESDLTNEPAVRERVDKVALQCAEAISEVIAEDTGLTTEQSMLLAVGLGGVSQVVARYWLSSGSSMPRETAVQLLTSLAWRGIAGFPLHGAEH from the coding sequence GTGACAGCCATCGAGCAGACTGAGGCGCGCCCTCGCGGCACACGCCTGCCGCGCCGGGCCCGGAGAAACCAGCTGCTGGGCGCAGCCCAGGAGGTGTTCGTCGCCCAGGGCTACCACGCCGCCGCGATGGACGACATCGCGGAGCGCGCGGGCGTCAGCAAGCCCGTGCTCTACCAGCACTTCCCCGGCAAGCTCGAGCTCTACCTGGCCCTGCTGGACCAGCATTGCGAGGCCCTGCTGGACGCGGTGCGCACCGCACTGGCCTCCACCAGCGACAACAAGCAGCGCGTGGCGGCCACCATGGACGCCTACTTCGCGTACGTGGAGGACGAGGGCGGCGCCTTCCGCCTGGTCTTCGAGTCCGACCTCACCAACGAGCCGGCCGTCCGCGAGCGCGTCGACAAGGTCGCGCTCCAGTGCGCCGAGGCGATCAGCGAGGTCATCGCCGAGGACACGGGGCTGACCACCGAGCAGTCCATGCTGCTCGCCGTCGGCCTCGGCGGCGTCTCGCAGGTCGTGGCCCGTTACTGGCTCTCCAGCGGCAGCTCCATGCCCCGCGAGACCGCGGTGCAGTTGCTGACGTCGCTGGCCTGGCGCGGCATCGCGGGCTTCCCGCTGCACGGCGCCGAGCACTGA
- a CDS encoding DUF3107 domain-containing protein, protein MEVKIGVQHAPREIIIESAQTAEEVEKAVAEALTGTAKLLSLTDEHGKRVLVPAERLAYVEIGEQAARRVGFGAQL, encoded by the coding sequence GTGGAGGTCAAGATCGGCGTGCAGCACGCGCCGCGCGAGATCATCATCGAGAGCGCGCAGACGGCCGAGGAGGTCGAGAAGGCCGTCGCCGAGGCGCTCACGGGCACCGCCAAGCTGCTCAGCCTCACCGACGAGCACGGAAAGCGCGTGCTCGTGCCGGCCGAACGGCTGGCCTACGTGGAGATCGGTGAGCAGGCGGCGCGCCGGGTGGGCTTCGGCGCCCAGCTCTAA
- a CDS encoding ABC transporter ATP-binding protein, translating into MTSRLIEVEDLTIDFPTGTGTVRAVDGLSFSLEQGGALGVVGESGSGKSATAFTLLGLHRGSGARIGGSVRVAGVDVLTAGEKELRGLRGGLAAMVFQDPLSSLDPYFAIGDQIAEVYRVHHPKASRRAARARAVEVLDRVGIADAPRRARFRPHEFSGGMRQRALIAMALACEPRLLVADEPTTALDVTVQAQILDLLGELRHETGMGLLLVTHDLGVVAGSVDEVLVMKDGRAVERGPVGTVLGAPRQPYTRDLVAAVPRVETAKPRGAAVGEVLLEAVGVRREFGRRGSRVAAVDGVSLTVRAGETLGVVGESGSGKTTLGRMLVGLLEPTGGELRRPGARSVAGTPGLQMVFQDPVSSLNPRRSIGESIADPLRTAGVLDDAAVVARVRELLERVGLDPHWYHRYPHEFSGGQRQRVGIARALAPEPRLIVCDEPVSALDVTTQAQVIRLLGELQRELGLALVFIAHDLAVVRQVSDNVAVMRAGRVVEYGPAGRVYEAPEHEYTKGLLAAVPVLDPEESAARRAARRHALAATA; encoded by the coding sequence ATGACGTCACGGCTGATCGAGGTCGAGGACCTCACGATCGACTTCCCCACCGGCACGGGCACCGTGCGGGCCGTGGACGGGCTCTCCTTCTCCCTGGAGCAGGGCGGCGCCCTCGGCGTCGTCGGCGAGTCCGGCAGCGGCAAGAGCGCCACCGCCTTCACCCTGCTGGGACTGCACCGCGGCAGCGGTGCGCGGATCGGCGGCTCGGTGCGGGTGGCCGGCGTCGACGTCCTGACCGCGGGGGAGAAGGAACTGCGCGGGCTGCGCGGCGGGCTCGCGGCGATGGTCTTCCAGGACCCGCTGTCCTCGCTCGACCCGTACTTCGCGATCGGCGACCAGATCGCCGAGGTCTACCGGGTCCACCACCCCAAGGCCTCCCGGCGGGCGGCCCGCGCGCGGGCGGTCGAGGTGCTCGACCGGGTCGGCATCGCCGACGCACCGAGGCGGGCCCGCTTCCGGCCGCACGAGTTCAGCGGCGGCATGCGCCAGCGGGCCCTGATCGCCATGGCGCTCGCGTGCGAGCCGCGGCTGCTCGTCGCGGACGAACCGACGACGGCCCTCGACGTCACCGTGCAGGCGCAGATCCTCGACCTGCTCGGCGAACTGCGGCACGAGACCGGCATGGGGCTGCTGCTGGTCACCCACGACCTGGGCGTGGTGGCCGGGAGCGTAGACGAGGTCCTGGTGATGAAGGACGGCCGTGCCGTGGAGCGCGGACCGGTCGGCACCGTGCTGGGCGCACCGCGACAGCCGTACACGCGGGACCTGGTGGCCGCGGTCCCGCGGGTGGAGACGGCGAAGCCGCGCGGCGCGGCCGTGGGCGAGGTCCTCCTCGAAGCCGTCGGCGTGCGGCGGGAGTTCGGCCGGCGCGGCTCCCGGGTCGCGGCGGTCGACGGCGTCTCGCTGACCGTGCGCGCGGGCGAGACGCTCGGCGTCGTCGGGGAGAGCGGCAGCGGCAAGACCACGCTCGGGCGGATGCTCGTGGGGCTCCTGGAGCCCACGGGCGGCGAACTGCGGCGCCCGGGCGCACGCTCCGTCGCGGGCACGCCGGGACTGCAGATGGTGTTCCAGGACCCGGTGTCCTCGCTCAACCCCCGGCGCAGCATCGGCGAGTCCATCGCGGACCCGCTGCGCACGGCGGGCGTGCTCGACGACGCCGCGGTCGTCGCCCGCGTGCGGGAACTGCTGGAACGGGTCGGGCTCGACCCCCACTGGTACCACCGCTATCCGCACGAGTTCAGCGGCGGTCAGCGGCAGCGGGTCGGCATCGCCCGGGCGCTGGCGCCCGAGCCCCGGCTGATCGTCTGCGACGAGCCGGTGTCGGCGCTCGACGTCACGACGCAGGCGCAGGTCATCCGGCTGCTGGGCGAGTTGCAGCGCGAACTGGGGCTCGCACTGGTCTTCATCGCCCACGACCTGGCCGTGGTGCGCCAGGTCAGCGACAACGTCGCGGTCATGCGGGCGGGCCGGGTCGTGGAGTACGGCCCCGCCGGGCGGGTCTACGAGGCGCCGGAGCACGAGTACACCAAGGGGCTGCTCGCGGCGGTCCCGGTGCTCGACCCGGAGGAGTCCGCCGCCCGGCGCGCCGCCCGGCGCCACGCACTGGCGGCCACCGCCTGA
- a CDS encoding ferritin-like domain-containing protein: protein METPDTPADTPAETTIAAKDWVAASADPQYRAAVVDLLGALAYGELAAFERLAEDAKLAPSLEDKAELAAMASAEFHHFEQLRARLTTVEADPTAAMEPFAAALDEFHRLTAPSDWLEGLVKAYVGDSIASDFYREVAARLDADTRELVLAVLDDTGHASFAVEKVRSAIEADPRVGGRLALWARRLMGEALSQAQRVVADRDALSTMLVGGVADGFDLAEVGRMFTRITEAHTKRMAALGLAA from the coding sequence ATGGAGACGCCTGACACCCCCGCCGACACCCCCGCCGAGACGACCATCGCCGCCAAGGACTGGGTCGCCGCGTCCGCGGACCCGCAGTACCGCGCGGCGGTCGTGGACCTGCTCGGGGCACTCGCGTACGGCGAGCTGGCCGCCTTCGAGCGGCTCGCGGAGGACGCCAAGCTCGCGCCGTCCCTGGAGGACAAGGCGGAGCTCGCGGCGATGGCGTCCGCCGAGTTCCACCACTTCGAGCAGCTCCGCGCGCGGCTCACCACCGTCGAGGCGGACCCGACCGCGGCGATGGAGCCCTTCGCCGCCGCACTGGACGAGTTCCACCGCCTGACCGCGCCGTCGGACTGGCTGGAGGGCCTGGTCAAGGCGTACGTCGGCGACTCCATCGCGTCCGACTTCTACCGCGAGGTCGCCGCCCGCCTGGACGCCGACACCCGCGAGCTGGTGCTGGCCGTGCTGGACGACACCGGCCACGCCTCCTTCGCGGTGGAGAAGGTGCGCTCCGCCATCGAGGCCGACCCGCGGGTCGGCGGGCGGCTCGCGCTGTGGGCGCGCCGGCTGATGGGCGAGGCGCTGTCGCAGGCGCAGCGGGTCGTGGCGGACCGGGACGCGCTCAGCACGATGCTGGTCGGCGGGGTCGCGGACGGCTTCGACCTCGCGGAGGTCGGCCGGATGTTCACCCGGATCACCGAGGCCCACACCAAGCGGATGGCGGCGCTGGGCCTGGCCGCCTGA
- a CDS encoding DUF3152 domain-containing protein — protein MGRHSAPGGRDGRRDDVPGIAGGNSGTGRRRRSGPTTTPQRPGGPGQAPGGSVPGGRDGFRPGDAGHGHDDVPGHSHPEHREHSAWGRAGSWAPPRTPRGTRPAELADTALGTEYPEDDDPLDADLFTAPRIAGFPRQRRAPGAGARGGPGPRRDFVAAFDAPSATTESGAPVEGAAEAGEGDEQPERPRKGVRTRALSGAAAAAVVTVLAVVVAGQMAAGGEKRHSSAAAAPGGSRGADDSASRSQGRATPSTSPSAVTAPLTYDQAMVRRYPLDQELSLAGKFQTVAGHEKAPGKGKLLRVRVDVEKGLPLDARLFADAVYKTLNDRRSWAHAGSRTFERVSTGPADIVITLASPGTTATWCAKSGLDTTVDNVSCDAASTPRTMINAYRWAQGSKTYGPDRMPAYREMLINHEVGHRLGYDHVLCPQQGALAPVMMQQTKFLSYGGLTCKPNAWPYPRG, from the coding sequence ATGGGCAGGCACAGCGCACCGGGCGGCCGTGACGGCCGCCGCGACGACGTACCGGGCATAGCCGGCGGCAACTCGGGCACCGGCCGCCGCCGGCGTTCCGGCCCGACGACGACCCCGCAGCGGCCGGGCGGACCGGGTCAGGCGCCCGGTGGTTCCGTGCCGGGCGGCCGGGACGGCTTCCGGCCCGGGGACGCCGGGCACGGTCACGACGACGTCCCGGGCCACTCCCACCCCGAGCACCGCGAGCACTCGGCCTGGGGCCGGGCCGGTTCCTGGGCCCCGCCGCGCACGCCGCGCGGGACCCGGCCCGCGGAGCTGGCGGACACCGCGCTCGGCACGGAGTACCCGGAGGACGACGACCCCCTCGACGCGGACCTCTTCACCGCGCCCCGAATAGCGGGCTTCCCGCGCCAGCGCCGGGCGCCCGGCGCGGGAGCCCGTGGCGGCCCCGGCCCGCGGCGGGACTTCGTCGCGGCCTTCGACGCGCCCTCCGCCACCACGGAATCCGGGGCACCCGTGGAGGGCGCCGCGGAGGCCGGGGAGGGCGACGAACAACCCGAACGGCCCAGGAAGGGCGTCAGGACTCGCGCGCTCAGCGGCGCCGCCGCCGCTGCGGTCGTGACCGTGCTGGCCGTCGTCGTCGCGGGCCAGATGGCCGCCGGGGGTGAGAAGCGTCACTCGTCCGCCGCCGCGGCACCGGGCGGCAGCCGGGGCGCCGACGACTCCGCGTCCCGCTCCCAGGGCCGGGCGACCCCCTCGACCTCACCCTCCGCGGTCACCGCCCCGCTCACCTACGACCAGGCGATGGTCCGGCGCTACCCGCTCGACCAGGAGCTGAGCCTGGCGGGGAAGTTCCAGACCGTGGCCGGCCACGAGAAGGCCCCCGGCAAGGGCAAGCTGCTGCGCGTGCGGGTGGACGTCGAGAAGGGTCTGCCGCTGGACGCCCGGCTCTTCGCGGACGCGGTCTACAAGACGCTGAACGACAGGCGGAGTTGGGCGCACGCCGGGTCCCGCACCTTTGAGCGGGTCTCAACGGGCCCGGCCGACATCGTGATCACCCTGGCCAGTCCCGGCACCACGGCCACCTGGTGCGCGAAGTCCGGCCTGGACACGACGGTTGACAATGTGTCATGTGACGCGGCGTCGACTCCCCGGACGATGATCAACGCGTACCGCTGGGCGCAGGGGTCAAAGACGTACGGCCCGGACCGGATGCCGGCCTACCGCGAGATGCTGATCAACCACGAGGTCGGGCACCGGCTCGGCTACGACCATGTGCTCTGCCCCCAGCAGGGTGCCCTGGCCCCGGTCATGATGCAGCAGACGAAGTTCCTCTCCTACGGGGGCCTGACCTGCAAGCCCAACGCCTGGCCCTACCCCCGGGGCTAG
- a CDS encoding ABC transporter permease: MILLTRFALRRLLAALLVLLVLSIAVYALFYVLPGDPARLACGPKCTADQVAQVRTQLGLDDPAFAQYAHFLHGLFAGTDISTGVGTEHCGAPCLGFSYQSGEQVTSLLAQRLPATASLSLGAMVLWLVIGVGTGVLSALRHGGLTERLLTGLTLAGNAVPVFIIGILLMLLFVSVLGWLPFPSYVPLTEDPEQWAWNLVLPWLSLAILESAKYARLTRSSMLDTLAEDHVRTFRAYGVRERSVIGRHALRGALPPVIALTALDLGTMFGGAVLTESLFGIPGLGKSLVDSVKTEDLPVVVGLVLVTGFFVVLANALADVLYAVADRRVVLA, from the coding sequence ATGATCCTCCTCACCCGGTTCGCACTGCGCCGGCTGCTGGCGGCCCTGCTGGTCCTGCTCGTACTGAGCATCGCGGTCTACGCCCTCTTCTACGTCCTGCCCGGCGACCCGGCACGCCTGGCCTGCGGGCCCAAGTGCACCGCCGACCAGGTCGCCCAGGTCCGCACCCAGCTGGGCCTGGACGACCCGGCCTTCGCGCAGTACGCCCACTTCCTGCACGGCCTGTTCGCCGGCACCGACATCAGCACCGGTGTCGGCACCGAGCACTGCGGCGCACCGTGCCTGGGCTTCTCGTACCAGAGCGGCGAGCAGGTGACCTCCCTGCTCGCGCAGCGGCTGCCGGCCACCGCCTCGCTCTCGCTGGGCGCGATGGTGCTGTGGCTGGTCATCGGCGTCGGCACCGGGGTGCTCTCGGCGCTGCGCCACGGCGGGCTCACCGAACGGCTGCTGACCGGGCTCACCCTCGCCGGCAACGCCGTGCCCGTCTTCATCATCGGCATCCTGCTGATGCTGCTGTTCGTCTCGGTGCTGGGCTGGCTGCCCTTCCCGTCCTACGTCCCGCTGACCGAGGACCCCGAGCAGTGGGCGTGGAACCTGGTGCTGCCCTGGCTCTCCCTGGCCATCCTGGAGAGCGCCAAATACGCCCGGCTGACCCGTAGTTCCATGCTGGACACGCTCGCCGAGGACCATGTGCGCACTTTCCGCGCCTACGGCGTCCGCGAGCGTTCCGTCATCGGACGGCACGCCCTGCGCGGCGCCCTGCCGCCGGTCATCGCACTGACCGCGCTGGACCTGGGGACGATGTTCGGCGGCGCGGTGCTCACCGAGTCGCTCTTCGGCATCCCCGGGCTCGGCAAGAGCCTGGTGGACTCGGTGAAGACCGAGGACCTGCCGGTCGTCGTCGGACTGGTGCTGGTCACCGGCTTCTTCGTGGTCCTCGCCAACGCCCTCGCGGACGTCCTGTACGCGGTGGCCGACCGACGGGTGGTGCTGGCATGA
- a CDS encoding alpha/beta hydrolase, with protein MSSTESPEAAFAAVPVPPSGARAGDGEVVRTVALPGRTLAVRARAEQAEGLPPALFVHGLGGSSSNWSALMRLLADRVSCEALDLPGFGHSPPPDDGNYSIGGHARAVVRLLEASGRGPVHLFGNSLGGAVVTKVAAARPDLVRTLTLISPALPEVPPQYGAWPTAFLGLPGATALVSRATRDWSVERRTRQLLWLCYGDPSQVSEESFAEHATEYERRLALPYFWDALTRSARGIVDAYTLGGQHSLWRQAERVLAPTLLVYGGKDKLVAPRMAYRAARTFRDSRLLTLPDSGHVAMMEHPDAVERAFRELLDATDARTDH; from the coding sequence ATGTCCTCGACGGAGTCGCCCGAAGCCGCGTTCGCCGCCGTGCCCGTACCGCCTTCGGGAGCCAGAGCCGGGGACGGGGAGGTGGTGCGGACCGTGGCCTTGCCGGGGCGGACGCTGGCCGTACGGGCGCGGGCGGAGCAGGCCGAAGGGCTGCCGCCCGCGCTCTTCGTGCACGGCCTGGGCGGGTCGTCCTCCAACTGGTCGGCGCTGATGCGGCTGCTGGCGGACCGGGTGTCCTGCGAGGCCCTGGACCTGCCCGGTTTCGGGCATTCGCCGCCGCCGGACGACGGCAACTACTCGATCGGGGGGCACGCGCGCGCCGTCGTGCGCCTGCTGGAGGCTTCCGGGCGCGGGCCCGTGCACCTCTTCGGCAACTCGCTGGGGGGAGCCGTCGTCACCAAGGTCGCCGCGGCCCGGCCCGACCTGGTCCGCACCCTGACGCTGATCTCGCCCGCGCTGCCGGAGGTGCCGCCCCAGTACGGCGCCTGGCCGACCGCGTTCCTCGGGCTGCCGGGCGCGACCGCGCTGGTGTCCCGCGCCACCCGCGACTGGTCCGTGGAACGGCGCACCCGGCAGCTGCTGTGGCTCTGCTACGGCGACCCGTCGCAGGTCAGCGAGGAGTCCTTCGCCGAGCACGCCACGGAGTACGAGCGCCGGCTGGCGCTGCCGTACTTCTGGGACGCGCTGACCCGCTCGGCGCGCGGCATCGTGGACGCCTACACGCTCGGCGGCCAGCACAGCCTGTGGCGGCAGGCCGAGCGGGTGCTCGCGCCGACGCTGCTGGTGTACGGGGGCAAGGACAAGCTGGTGGCCCCCCGGATGGCGTACCGTGCCGCCCGGACGTTCCGTGACTCGCGGCTGCTGACGCTCCCCGACAGCGGGCACGTCGCGATGATGGAGCACCCCGATGCGGTGGAGCGGGCCTTCCGCGAACTGCTGGACGCCACGGACGCGCGGACGGATCACTGA